One Scylla paramamosain isolate STU-SP2022 chromosome 5, ASM3559412v1, whole genome shotgun sequence genomic region harbors:
- the LOC135100345 gene encoding glutamate receptor ionotropic, delta-1-like has product MALPVQEVLEDPEVLRGLTQNPSSFRFPDGALVTVASVHWRPHTVLTTDAEGRRAVAGPMGNMLTVLAHTLNFTYNVVTPPDGAFGGQRPNGSWTGMMGQVTSKEVDLALGPFGIIYSRAMAVDFSESFFYDARSILSMKGTPEINPWGFLFPLTGTVWGAMAVALGMVWLATLLVGRRPGASVSLRWAGEMFLQNVRVFLNQGLADVVLGQGGLMVLLSWMVVAALVFWSYKGALISLLAVRHIPQPIQTLRDLLDDHTITLVMHPMTVFTDTAAKMKSGELRELHELQFVGRIRYEPPSAYPELLETVVRTDRHSLQSTNFPLDLLIADDFLKTKRCDFYKTRQTFFATTHCMIGQKGSPLIPAINHRVRAVVESGLYVHWLMNEVSAIIYCRYTPSIITVREPLSLANLWGMVVLLGVGLLLAGGAFCLEMCVPPKKRIIR; this is encoded by the exons ATGGCTCTGCCGGTGCAAGAGGTTCTGGAGGATCCCGAGGTGTTGCGTGGCCTGACGCAgaacccttcctccttcag GTTTCCCGATGGGGCGCTGGTTACGGTGGCGTCCGTCCATTGGCGGCCCCACACCGTGCTTACCACTGATGCCGAGGGCCGCAGGGCTGTGGCTGGACCCATGGGCAACATGCTCACTGTTCTTGCTCATACACTAAACTTCAC GTACAACGTGGTGACACCACCGGACGGTGCGTTTGGTGGCCAGCGTCCCAATGGCAGCTGGACTGGCATGATGGGCCAGGTGACGAGTAAG gAAGTTGACCTCGCTCTCGGGCCCTTTGGAATAATTTACAGTCGAGCAATGGCTGTGGACTTTAGCGAATCCTTTTTCTACGACGCACGATCAATTCTGTCGATGAAGGGCACCCCTGAAATCAACCCGTGGGGTTTCCTTTTCCCGCTGACGGGGACAGTGTGGGGAGCGATGGCGGTGGCCCTGGGTATGGTGTGGCTGGCCACACTGTTGGTGGGGCGCCGACCCGGAGCCTCTGTTTCCCTGAGATGGGCTGGGGAAATGTTTTTGCAGAACGTGCGGGTCTTCCTTAACCAAG GGTTGGCGGACGTTGTGCTTGGACAAGGCGGGCTGATGGTGCTGCTGTCTTGGATGGTGGTGGCAGCTTTGGTCTTCTGGAGCTACAAGGGTGCCCTCATCTCCCTGCTGGCTGTGCGGCACATCCCACAGCCCATCCAGACTCTAAGAGATCTGCTTGATGACCATACCATCACTCTAGTAATGCATCCCATGACGGTATTCACggacactgcggcg AAAATGAAATCTGGAGAGCTGCGAGAGTTGCACGAGTTACAGTTTGTGGGCCGCATCAGGTATGAGCCTCCTAGCGCCTATCCTGAGTTGCTTGAAACTGTGGTGCGCACTGACCGTCATTCCCTGCAGTCAACAAACTTCCCCCTTGACCTCTTGATTGCCGACGACTTCCTCAAAACAA AAAGATGTGATTTTTACAAGACGAGGCAGACTTTCTTCGCCACCACCCATTGCATGATAGGTCAGAAAGGCAGCCCTCTCATTCCGGCCATCAACCACAG GGTACGTGCGGTGGTGGAGTCTGGACTGTATGTGCACTGGTTGATGAACGAAGTTTCGGCCATCATCTATTGCCGCTACACGCCCTCCATCATCACGGTCAGAGAGCCGCTGTCTCTCGCCAACCTCTGG GGGATGGTCGTGCTGCTGGGGGTAGGACTGCTGCTGGCCGGGGGTGCCTTCTGTCTGGAAATGTGTGTTCCcccaaagaaaagaataatacgaTGA